In Acidobacteriota bacterium, a single genomic region encodes these proteins:
- a CDS encoding helix-turn-helix transcriptional regulator produces the protein MSDVTKTLDTAGAILKVYHARGLEGLASALESYARGLEAACGPNLKLMDTRLMTVVSGILLLFYGDQPEALVRRQIRLSEPFLREPDPAAKAAAFLSQVVGFVRQLEQSAVSLGEKVRFFLRCVPSEDLPLLGVDRLADRFGLPRAEFNRKYREETGSFPQDAILEERLKRARTMLRGSRGRVSVREAAARLGFDDPAQFSRLFREKFGHVPSERSPGLLE, from the coding sequence ATGTCGGACGTGACGAAGACGCTGGACACCGCGGGGGCGATCCTGAAGGTCTACCACGCCCGGGGCCTCGAGGGGCTGGCGTCGGCGCTGGAAAGCTACGCCCGGGGCCTCGAGGCCGCCTGCGGCCCCAACCTGAAACTGATGGACACCCGGTTGATGACCGTGGTTTCCGGGATCCTCCTCCTGTTCTACGGCGACCAGCCGGAAGCGCTCGTCCGCCGGCAGATCCGTCTTTCGGAACCCTTCCTGCGGGAGCCCGACCCCGCCGCCAAGGCCGCGGCCTTCCTGTCCCAGGTGGTGGGCTTCGTGCGGCAGCTGGAACAGTCCGCCGTTTCTCTGGGCGAGAAGGTCCGGTTCTTCCTGCGCTGCGTTCCCAGCGAGGACCTCCCGCTCCTGGGGGTGGACCGCCTCGCGGATCGCTTCGGGCTGCCCCGGGCCGAGTTCAACCGGAAATACCGGGAGGAGACGGGGAGCTTTCCCCAGGACGCCATCCTCGAGGAACGACTGAAACGTGCCCGGACCATGCTCCGGGGGTCCCGGGGCCGGGTGTCCGTACGGGAGGCGGCGGCCCGCCTGGGGTTCGACGACCCGGCCCAGTTTTCCCGCCTGTTCCGGGAAAAGTTCGGCCACGTGCCGTCCGAGCGGAGCCCCGGCTTGCTGGAGTGA
- a CDS encoding suppressor of fused domain protein: MTEQELHDHICAGSENERLTVQPPYSGCAFPVHPDTPVDYEKVRSQAYWGILGNSDVTFHPTLGAPHVDVHRFPPTPGRPFWCYVTSGMSDFPQVLPDGSTFRSELMCASSREGKLPGDLLHVLGTMPFQDDTFLHYFHTVPFPEGIGDPRFTYAMTVPPFLCSELAKLDFLGNPLVMMMVIRITAEEQKRAVRTSSEQVVENLPDVLDTWLIDGRGGGDR; this comes from the coding sequence GTGACAGAACAGGAACTCCATGACCACATCTGCGCCGGGAGCGAAAACGAGCGTTTAACCGTCCAGCCTCCGTATTCCGGATGTGCCTTCCCGGTTCATCCGGACACTCCCGTCGATTATGAGAAGGTTCGCTCACAGGCGTATTGGGGCATTCTGGGTAACTCCGATGTGACCTTCCATCCGACCCTGGGTGCCCCGCACGTGGACGTCCACCGGTTCCCGCCGACGCCGGGACGCCCCTTCTGGTGCTACGTCACGAGCGGGATGTCGGATTTTCCTCAGGTACTTCCAGACGGGAGTACTTTTCGGAGTGAACTCATGTGTGCCTCGAGCCGTGAGGGAAAGTTGCCCGGCGATCTCCTGCATGTCCTGGGCACCATGCCCTTCCAGGACGATACCTTTCTGCACTATTTTCACACCGTACCGTTCCCTGAAGGTATCGGGGACCCGAGATTCACGTATGCGATGACGGTGCCACCGTTTCTGTGCAGCGAACTGGCCAAGCTGGACTTCCTCGGCAATCCCCTCGTGATGATGATGGTCATCCGCATTACCGCCGAAGAGCAGAAACGGGCCGTCCGAACGTCCTCGGAACAGGTCGTCGAGAACCTCCCGGACGTTCTGGACACCTGGCTCATCGATGGGCGTGGCGGGGGGGATAGATAG
- a CDS encoding Type 1 glutamine amidotransferase-like domain-containing protein gives MASFQRSAIRTGHRSGGFGARLARGPRVLPLLLLFVAWIPGASAGRGYLCVEGGGAPGTAPWCASVFGWMVQRAGGGPALVVSTSDPGTKARDAFLLYGASSAATLVVTAANAEADAVHDAVAAARIVWFTGGDQAGYVQAWKGTRFARTVREVWEGGGVVGGSSAGAHILSDVVFDAFNGSAYGRDTLRDPYTPLVSFTTDFFAFTENVLFDTHFTERARIGRLPVFLARLAETGRDVLGVGLDDCTALCIDPDRIAEVRGEGAVTLIQSTGATRRLLEPGKPPVFTHLLLTQLTEGYRYDLAGRHLAGRPPAAVPAPGYAPAPVFLDGTVNGEVETDARKGAVWFDDTGDDLALFHGALREMPGTGQLGGAVLGTRVWESGAWDENRAGGVEYGLALHPGYVGFLLDYGVRVTSSGPARLTINPATEQESALLVLDSAGMGSIAFSTYVSSSASVGPRQSVALESATLHLLRSGWSYDAVARRPAAPPLPGDLDGDERVTALDAVLLHRFLAGTLAEIALCAANADADGNGRVDAADALKVLLLAVP, from the coding sequence ATGGCAAGTTTCCAGAGATCAGCCATCCGGACGGGGCATCGTTCCGGCGGCTTCGGCGCACGCCTGGCCAGGGGCCCCCGGGTTCTGCCGCTCCTGCTTCTCTTCGTTGCCTGGATCCCGGGCGCTTCCGCCGGCCGGGGCTACCTCTGCGTCGAGGGGGGCGGCGCGCCCGGGACCGCCCCCTGGTGCGCGTCGGTGTTCGGGTGGATGGTGCAGCGGGCCGGGGGCGGCCCGGCGCTCGTGGTTTCCACCTCCGACCCGGGGACGAAAGCGCGGGACGCCTTCCTCCTCTACGGGGCCTCCTCGGCCGCCACCCTCGTGGTGACCGCGGCCAACGCCGAGGCGGACGCCGTCCACGACGCGGTGGCGGCGGCGAGGATCGTCTGGTTCACCGGCGGGGACCAGGCCGGGTACGTCCAGGCCTGGAAGGGGACCCGCTTCGCCCGGACGGTCCGGGAGGTCTGGGAGGGGGGCGGCGTGGTGGGCGGCTCCAGCGCCGGCGCCCACATCCTCAGCGACGTAGTCTTCGACGCGTTCAACGGCTCGGCCTACGGGCGGGACACCCTCCGGGACCCCTACACGCCGTTGGTCAGCTTCACCACCGACTTCTTCGCCTTCACGGAAAACGTCCTCTTCGACACTCACTTCACCGAGCGGGCGCGGATCGGCCGCCTGCCGGTCTTCCTGGCCCGCCTGGCGGAGACGGGCCGGGACGTCCTGGGGGTCGGCCTCGACGACTGCACGGCCCTGTGCATCGACCCGGACCGGATCGCCGAAGTCCGCGGCGAGGGGGCCGTGACCCTCATCCAGTCAACGGGCGCCACCCGGCGGCTCCTCGAGCCGGGCAAGCCGCCGGTCTTCACCCACCTCCTCCTCACGCAGCTGACGGAAGGCTACCGCTACGACCTGGCGGGGCGGCACCTGGCCGGGCGGCCTCCCGCCGCGGTCCCCGCGCCGGGGTATGCGCCCGCCCCCGTCTTCCTGGACGGCACGGTGAACGGCGAGGTGGAGACGGACGCCCGAAAGGGCGCCGTCTGGTTCGACGACACCGGCGACGACCTGGCCCTCTTTCACGGGGCCCTCCGGGAGATGCCCGGCACGGGGCAATTGGGCGGCGCGGTCCTGGGGACCCGGGTCTGGGAGTCCGGCGCCTGGGACGAGAACCGCGCCGGGGGCGTGGAATACGGGCTCGCCCTCCACCCCGGTTACGTCGGCTTCCTCCTGGACTACGGGGTCCGGGTCACCTCGTCCGGGCCCGCGCGGCTGACCATCAACCCGGCCACCGAGCAGGAGTCCGCCCTGCTGGTCCTGGACTCTGCCGGGATGGGCTCGATCGCCTTTTCCACCTACGTCTCGTCGTCGGCCAGCGTCGGCCCCCGGCAGTCGGTGGCCCTGGAGAGCGCGACGCTCCACCTGCTGCGCAGCGGCTGGTCCTACGACGCCGTCGCCCGCCGCCCCGCGGCCCCGCCGCTCCCCGGCGACCTGGACGGCGACGAGCGCGTCACGGCCCTGGACGCGGTCCTGCTCCACCGCTTCCTGGCGGGCACCCTCGCGGAGATCGCCCTCTGCGCCGCCAACGCCGACGCCGACGGCAACGGCCGCGTGGATGCCGCCGACGCCCTGAAGGTCCTCCTCCTCGCCGTGCCGTGA
- a CDS encoding DUF4143 domain-containing protein: MLPFRRTSKRKAITRNKFWLFDVGVVNSLTRRGRIETGSELFGRAFEHFIALELRAWLSYTRQDMPLQYWRSTSKFEVDFVVGERFAVEVKGADQVGDRHLKGLRAFREEGLVPVLGVVSLDPEYRRTADGLHIWPWEIFLSRLWEGALDR, from the coding sequence GTGCTTCCCTTTCGGAGGACGTCCAAGCGCAAGGCGATCACGCGCAACAAATTCTGGCTCTTCGACGTGGGCGTGGTCAACAGCCTCACGCGGCGGGGGCGGATCGAGACCGGTTCCGAACTTTTCGGCCGGGCTTTCGAGCACTTCATCGCGCTCGAACTGAGGGCATGGCTGTCCTACACCCGTCAGGACATGCCGTTGCAGTACTGGCGCTCCACGTCAAAATTCGAAGTGGACTTCGTCGTCGGCGAGCGGTTCGCGGTCGAGGTCAAGGGGGCGGACCAGGTCGGGGACCGGCATCTGAAGGGGCTGAGGGCCTTCCGGGAAGAGGGGCTCGTCCCGGTCCTCGGGGTCGTCAGCCTGGACCCTGAGTATCGCCGGACCGCTGACGGGCTTCATATCTGGCCTTGGGAAATCTTCCTGTCCCGGCTTTGGGAGGGGGCGTTGGACCGCTGA
- a CDS encoding CHAT domain-containing protein — protein MRRGTGHRASRAPVNGGAPSRGDVVGPVLYRLGRLAGFLLIVLQPGARAWGADSPFPGRGLRVEAVENDSAGERAGLVPGDVLTGWERAPARPGEGPERGDLCSPFDWVSLTLEQAPRGPVRLLGFRGGLPLAVDLPPGRQGVRAAPLVPDPADPLHRAWRSLGEARRRMAAREWPEAIVACGEAVEQAREAQSPAAEAAAWDETARAQEGANDLAGAAEALNRTLSLRGPAGVCTLPVALTLHRIGTLAERRGDPTSAQPPLGLALAIWERCAPRSLEMADTFNSLGHVHLDRGELEDAASCYRRALALREELAPGSADVAASFNNLGLVAARRGDWDEAETCYGRALETWSKPDPDNLNVALSLHNLGNVADRRGDFDRAEERYREALAIRLKLAPGSPVTAASWSALANQLRGRSAFAEAEQAYLEALRIQERILPGSLNLANTWFNLGMLYAGQLNPDQAEIYFRKALTVTDRKAPEGRLAGMTLVRLADVLREKGRFVEADALLRRAGAILEKHPEEEFLKLSWLSKRAKLDRDQGDLRSAKEVALQLLEAAEALSPGGDDTIAAQLSLGDTALALGEPDRAEEWYRKAAGLLAVKMPGTRDEAYAFHGLGESALAAGRVGPAIERLSQAVELYERAAAGLSSLAEARNAFRAWARSAYLSLVKALVDAGRPEAAFDVLERSRAQGMLAMMAERELKFSSDIASDLEQERGRLDREYDRVQRRVWGLDPQQDKPAREAALARLRELREAQDRLARRIRLSSPRLDALRKPRPLKSAEVCRSLDPGTLLLSYAAGKTGGYLFALSREGGVKLYPVPLEVNALRMEVESFRELVEASGAGGAGPELVRRGRRLYDRLVRPAQALVREARRLVILPDGPLHLLPFAALVCDDGAPGGRARYLCEWKALHTALSATVYQELRARRKSGGAGTRRRLSAFGDPVYARPAAAPLTRTPPMPDLPPVSDGSAPETRLLRIGGTEITPLPATRVEVEGIVRAWGPFAAAFMGEEATEERAVERSGDSDLLHFACHGLLDERLPLDAGLMLTVPPGDAPGRENGFLQAWEVFDRVRCDADLVVLSACATALGKASGGEGLVGLTRAFEYAGARSVLSTLWRIDDRSTAIWMERFYTHLKAGLTKDEAVHRTQVEFIRGVAPGCAAPFFWAAFQLDGDWK, from the coding sequence ATGCGCAGAGGGACCGGGCACAGGGCATCGAGGGCGCCGGTGAACGGGGGGGCACCCTCTCGGGGCGATGTCGTCGGCCCGGTGCTGTACCGCCTCGGCCGGCTGGCCGGGTTCCTCCTGATTGTTCTCCAGCCGGGCGCCCGGGCCTGGGGCGCCGACAGCCCGTTCCCCGGCCGGGGCCTCCGGGTGGAGGCGGTGGAGAACGACTCGGCGGGTGAGAGGGCTGGGCTCGTGCCCGGCGATGTCCTGACCGGGTGGGAGCGTGCGCCCGCGAGACCGGGGGAGGGCCCGGAACGCGGGGACCTGTGTTCCCCTTTTGACTGGGTGTCCCTGACCCTGGAACAGGCGCCCCGGGGCCCGGTCCGGCTGCTGGGCTTCCGGGGCGGCCTTCCGCTGGCCGTCGACCTGCCGCCCGGCCGGCAGGGTGTGCGGGCGGCGCCGCTGGTCCCCGACCCGGCCGACCCGCTCCACCGGGCCTGGCGCTCCCTGGGGGAGGCCCGCCGGCGCATGGCGGCCCGGGAGTGGCCCGAGGCCATCGTCGCCTGCGGCGAGGCGGTGGAGCAGGCGAGGGAGGCGCAATCGCCGGCGGCCGAGGCGGCGGCCTGGGACGAGACCGCCCGGGCGCAGGAGGGGGCCAATGACCTGGCGGGGGCCGCGGAGGCGTTGAACCGGACCCTGTCCCTGCGGGGGCCGGCCGGGGTTTGCACCCTCCCGGTCGCCCTGACCCTTCACCGGATCGGGACGCTGGCGGAACGACGCGGTGACCCGACCTCCGCCCAACCCCCGCTGGGCCTGGCCCTGGCGATCTGGGAGCGCTGCGCCCCCCGGAGCCTGGAGATGGCCGACACCTTCAACAGCCTGGGGCACGTTCACCTCGACCGGGGGGAGCTGGAAGACGCCGCGTCTTGCTACCGCCGGGCCCTGGCGCTCCGGGAGGAGCTGGCTCCCGGCAGCGCGGACGTGGCGGCCAGTTTCAACAACCTGGGGCTCGTGGCCGCCCGAAGGGGCGACTGGGACGAAGCGGAGACGTGCTACGGCCGGGCGCTGGAAACCTGGTCGAAACCCGACCCCGACAACCTGAACGTGGCCCTGAGCCTTCACAACCTTGGAAACGTCGCGGACCGGCGCGGGGATTTCGACCGGGCGGAAGAGCGCTATCGGGAAGCCCTGGCGATCCGGCTGAAGCTGGCGCCGGGGAGCCCCGTCACGGCTGCATCCTGGAGCGCGCTGGCCAACCAGCTCCGGGGGCGCTCGGCCTTCGCCGAGGCGGAACAGGCTTACCTGGAAGCCCTGCGTATCCAGGAGCGCATCCTTCCCGGAAGCCTGAACCTGGCCAACACCTGGTTCAACCTGGGCATGCTCTACGCCGGCCAGCTCAACCCCGACCAGGCGGAGATCTACTTCCGGAAAGCCCTGACGGTGACGGATCGCAAGGCCCCGGAGGGGCGCCTGGCGGGCATGACCCTCGTACGGCTGGCGGACGTTCTCCGGGAAAAGGGCCGTTTCGTCGAAGCCGACGCGCTCCTGCGCAGGGCGGGCGCGATCCTGGAAAAGCATCCCGAGGAAGAGTTCCTGAAGCTTTCATGGCTCTCCAAGCGGGCGAAGCTGGACCGGGACCAGGGGGACCTCCGGTCGGCGAAGGAGGTGGCGCTGCAGCTCCTGGAGGCCGCCGAGGCGCTCAGCCCCGGCGGGGACGACACCATCGCCGCCCAGCTGAGCCTGGGCGACACGGCCCTGGCCCTCGGGGAGCCGGACCGGGCGGAGGAGTGGTACCGCAAAGCCGCGGGCCTCCTCGCGGTCAAGATGCCGGGCACCCGGGACGAGGCCTACGCTTTTCACGGCCTGGGTGAGTCGGCACTGGCCGCCGGCCGGGTGGGGCCCGCCATCGAGCGTCTTTCCCAGGCCGTCGAGCTTTACGAGCGGGCGGCGGCCGGCCTGAGTTCCCTGGCCGAGGCGCGGAATGCCTTCCGGGCCTGGGCCCGGTCCGCCTACCTCTCGCTGGTGAAGGCCCTGGTGGACGCCGGGCGGCCGGAAGCGGCCTTCGACGTGCTGGAGCGCTCCCGGGCGCAGGGAATGCTGGCGATGATGGCCGAGCGGGAGCTGAAATTTTCCTCGGATATCGCATCGGACCTTGAGCAGGAACGGGGTCGCCTGGACCGGGAGTATGACCGGGTGCAGCGCCGGGTCTGGGGCCTGGACCCTCAACAGGACAAACCCGCACGCGAAGCGGCCCTCGCTCGGCTGCGAGAGCTGCGGGAAGCCCAGGACCGGCTGGCCCGGCGGATCCGGCTGAGCTCCCCCCGCCTGGACGCGCTCCGAAAACCCCGCCCCCTGAAGTCGGCCGAGGTGTGCCGATCCCTGGATCCCGGAACGCTCCTCCTCTCCTACGCCGCGGGCAAAACCGGCGGCTACCTTTTCGCCCTGTCGCGGGAAGGGGGGGTGAAGCTTTACCCGGTACCCCTCGAGGTGAACGCCCTGCGGATGGAAGTGGAGAGCTTCCGGGAACTGGTGGAGGCTTCCGGGGCCGGCGGGGCGGGTCCGGAATTGGTCCGGCGGGGGCGGAGGCTGTACGACCGGCTGGTGCGGCCGGCGCAGGCGCTCGTCCGGGAAGCGCGGCGCCTGGTCATCCTCCCCGACGGGCCGCTGCACTTGCTGCCCTTCGCCGCCCTGGTGTGCGACGACGGCGCCCCGGGCGGCCGGGCCCGGTACCTCTGCGAGTGGAAAGCGCTCCACACGGCCCTGTCGGCCACGGTTTACCAGGAGCTTCGGGCCCGCCGGAAGAGCGGGGGGGCGGGCACCCGTCGGCGGCTCTCGGCCTTCGGCGACCCCGTCTACGCCCGCCCGGCGGCAGCCCCCCTCACCCGGACGCCCCCCATGCCGGACCTCCCCCCGGTCAGCGACGGCAGCGCTCCCGAAACCCGGCTTCTGCGGATCGGCGGGACCGAGATCACCCCGCTCCCCGCCACGCGGGTCGAGGTGGAGGGGATCGTCCGGGCGTGGGGCCCGTTCGCCGCGGCCTTCATGGGGGAGGAGGCCACCGAGGAGCGGGCGGTGGAGCGTTCAGGGGACTCGGACCTTCTCCACTTCGCCTGCCACGGGCTCCTGGACGAGCGGCTCCCCCTGGACGCGGGCCTGATGCTCACCGTGCCGCCCGGGGACGCGCCGGGGCGGGAAAACGGCTTCCTCCAGGCCTGGGAGGTTTTCGACCGGGTGCGCTGCGACGCAGACCTGGTGGTGCTCTCGGCCTGCGCCACGGCCCTGGGGAAGGCGTCGGGGGGCGAGGGCCTGGTGGGCCTCACCCGGGCCTTCGAGTACGCCGGCGCCCGGTCGGTGCTCTCGACCCTGTGGCGCATCGACGACCGCTCCACGGCGATCTGGATGGAGCGCTTCTACACCCACCTCAAGGCCGGACTCACCAAGGACGAGGCGGTCCATCGCACCCAGGTGGAATTCATCCGCGGCGTCGCACCGGGGTGCGCCGCCCCCTTCTTCTGGGCCGCCTTCCAGCTGGACGGGGACTGGAAGTAG
- a CDS encoding glycerol dehydrogenase codes for MAQTCDDYDPNRRFADTTGGRSVPLLFMAPSLYVQSPGAVGRLGEFLADLAGTGTRVGVVITPGRRKALMETVSGSLRAAGLKHTDVTFAGESSLREVERVTGVFQAASIDLVVGIGGGKCLDTARMAANRLGVRVVTVPTTASTDAPTAAVSVIYHDDGVFDRVEFSRTNPLLVVADETVLADAPPRYLAAGMGDAFSTWFEARCCMDNPAARTGRGARPTQGALAIAAQCREQLLAHGPAALAELRAGAPGAAFSRIVEANILLSGLGFESGGLAGAHAVAQGLTACPGLHRDFLHGELVAVGVTAHLLLEERPGEAAAARDFLRSVGLPVHLGDLGFDPGARAGEFDVVVEAILRVPFILAEPMAVSAGMMRSALLRALSF; via the coding sequence ATGGCCCAGACCTGCGATGACTATGACCCGAACCGACGCTTCGCCGACACGACGGGCGGTCGGTCGGTCCCGCTGCTCTTCATGGCGCCGTCCCTCTACGTCCAGTCGCCCGGCGCCGTCGGGCGCCTGGGGGAGTTCCTGGCGGACCTCGCCGGGACCGGTACGCGGGTCGGGGTGGTGATCACGCCGGGACGGCGGAAAGCGCTGATGGAAACGGTTTCCGGCAGCCTGCGCGCGGCCGGCCTGAAGCACACGGACGTCACGTTCGCGGGGGAATCCTCCCTCCGGGAGGTGGAACGGGTCACGGGGGTCTTCCAGGCGGCGTCCATCGACCTCGTCGTCGGCATCGGGGGCGGGAAGTGCCTCGACACGGCCCGGATGGCCGCGAACCGCCTGGGGGTGCGGGTGGTGACCGTGCCCACCACGGCCTCCACGGACGCACCCACCGCGGCGGTGTCGGTGATCTACCACGACGACGGCGTCTTCGACCGGGTGGAGTTCAGCCGCACCAACCCCCTTCTGGTGGTGGCGGACGAGACGGTCCTGGCGGACGCGCCGCCCCGGTACCTGGCGGCCGGGATGGGGGACGCCTTCTCGACCTGGTTCGAGGCCCGCTGCTGCATGGACAACCCGGCGGCGCGGACGGGGCGGGGCGCCCGCCCCACCCAGGGGGCGCTGGCCATCGCCGCGCAGTGCCGAGAGCAGCTCCTGGCCCACGGGCCGGCGGCGCTGGCCGAACTTCGGGCCGGGGCCCCCGGCGCGGCGTTCAGCCGGATCGTCGAGGCCAACATCCTCCTCAGCGGGCTGGGCTTCGAGAGCGGCGGCCTGGCGGGGGCCCACGCGGTGGCCCAGGGGTTGACGGCGTGCCCCGGGCTGCACCGGGACTTCCTGCACGGGGAGTTGGTGGCGGTGGGGGTGACGGCGCACCTGCTGCTGGAGGAGCGTCCCGGGGAGGCCGCCGCCGCACGGGACTTCCTGCGCTCCGTCGGCCTGCCCGTGCACCTCGGCGACCTCGGTTTCGACCCCGGGGCACGGGCCGGCGAATTCGACGTCGTCGTGGAAGCGATCCTCCGCGTGCCGTTCATCCTGGCCGAGCCCATGGCGGTCTCCGCGGGGATGATGCGGTCGGCGCTGCTCCGGGCGTTGTCCTTCTGA